The window gagtaggggtgtcttcatggctaagaactctattctagttcctcctcttttccttggtgtgtggccgaccctattccctcctcttctcttcttctttagtggccggatcatccttctcttggagctcttgttggtggccggttctagctaagagaagaaggagagaaaggaggctttgctcttgcatcccttggagcttggtggtggtggctggacctctacttctcttggagaaattggtggtggccgaatctagcttggagaagaaggagcttggtggttctcgtctcggaagatcgttgcccacacaacgtccgaaattagaagaggaatacggtagaagatcaagaggttattagcatacaaagaagagatataactagtatttatttttcgcatcatgctagttctttttcgtacgaattccaaacacaagaggcattagattctagtgtttcggatttgtttcgaagttgtgtttttttttgttttttttcggatttgtgattcgattgttcttttcggttaaacctaatgttattttaggaaattaaatattgaatttctattaaaggctttgtcgagacagtggtggatgatctcatacccaagaaggcctagtgtctcgccatgtttgacctgagagccgattttagaaataaatatttaatcaacattataacataggtggatttggatcaatagtgttaagttccgcttacgatccaaatctaaaccattaagaacagataagttaaatttggaatcaataatgttaaatttcgtttgcaattcctaatttaacttctaaataacacaataggttgtttaggaaaggttcgacacttgtacaaaatttttgtacagtggaaccggtacgatcttccgagAACCAACCAACAGTTACGATTCTCTGATATTGTTGTCACCTAGTGCTTTCTATCTTGCACGGGTTTAGTTACGGATAGCTCGGGATGACCGTTCAGGTGTTACACCTGTCTCAAGCCTTGGTGAGGGAGGCGAGTTGTGGTGAAAATTTCATCTTTCATACATGGATCACTGAAGGGTCAACCGGGAGCTGTCTTACTGAAAGTACCAGGCCTGACTATGCAGATCGGGCAGAGCAAGCCCGACCAGTCGAGGCAGGTCAGGCATTACTCCATGTTACATCTCATGTCTCAGATCTGGGACCCCTGGTCTGTCTGTACCCGACCGGGATTTATGCGACCGATGACATCAGACGGTATAACTTCTTTTTTCCTCTCCTAATTACTGACTATCGTGTCCCTTTGACTTCTGACCGTCACGTTCCTTTGACCTGGGACTGTCCTTGACTGTCATGTTCCCTTAACTTCTGACTGTACGATATGATGATGATATATAgtgataataacaataaaattccTGAACTTGTATTTAAATTTATAGATGACTATAAGAAATTTATTCGCGTAAAGCATTGAACTGCATGTAGTGTAAGATTATGATCCTTAATATAATCCTGAAATATATAGTAACAGACACGTTCATAATCCACCCAAATTGTTGAACAAACTTAAAACGCGTACTTGAAGATCACTCATTGTAGCAAAGACATAGATAGAGGTGCTTAAATAAGGCGCCATATCTTCCATGGATCATCCTTGATTAGAGCTCGCTCTATAACACCGATTTGGCTATTTCTATATACCTTCCATGATCTAGCTAGTATTAAGCCATCCATCGATATACCATTATAGATAGGATCACGGATTCGATTCATACGCcatataaagaagaagaaaaaatattgAAGTGTTCAACGGCGGCGGCGGCTCGTGGGGCTCCGCACGCTCAGCACCGAGGCGTCGTCGACGACGGGGCCGCAGAGCGAGCCGTCGGTCTTGGTGTGGTAGTAGGTGCTCAGGAACACAACGCGCGTGCGCTCAGCGATGGCCACGAACCGGAGCACCGCCCGTTTGTACCCCCCGCGCCCGCTCGACACGTACGGCACTTTCACCGTGCTCCGCGCCGCGAAGGCCTCCACCACCATCGACCCTTCGCAGCCGTTCCCCGCGTCACCCACCGAGAAAGTCAGCGCGTATGACTTCCCGGGGATGGTGCGCACCACCTGCGCCAGCGCGCTCTCCTTCCCGGCCACCAGCTCGACCGCGCGCGTGCCCTGCGGCACCGAGAAGTGGTCGGAGTCTATGAACTTTACGGCCTTGAGCGACTCCACCATCCACCCCGGCAGCGGCGAGTGGTCGTCCTCGATGTTGGGCGGGATGAGCACGCCCCAGGTGGTGTTGGGTACGACGTACGGCCCTTCCTCGAAGCCTCTGTTCTTCAGCAAGTTCTCTGTTTCACCCCCCAAATTCAGCAATTAATTAGAACAACTGTTACCGATTCACGATTCGAATTGAGTGGAATTCAAATCGATCGGTTACCTTTAGTGAGGCTGGGAGGGAAGAGGGTCTTGATGGCGACGGCATCGATAAGGGGGCCGCACGCGGCGTCCTCCTCCATGCCGGTGTTGTGGATGACGAGGGTGACGCGTTCGAAGAGGGCGAGGAAGGCCCAGGCGTAGCAGTCCCAGCCGGTGCTGCTGTAGGCAGTCTGCACGGGGAGGACGCCAAAATCCGGCGTGACGGAGACGTTGAGCCGCTCGTCC is drawn from Zingiber officinale cultivar Zhangliang chromosome 1B, Zo_v1.1, whole genome shotgun sequence and contains these coding sequences:
- the LOC121978464 gene encoding uncharacterized protein LOC121978464 is translated as MAKKVLSGSATAVAVLLLCSTLQLAAAIKDGLLPNGNFEEKPKASDLKGTQVMSRYAIPSWEVTGFVEYIESGHKQGDMLLVVPEGAYAVRLGNEASIKQTLNVTKGVYYSITFCAARTCAQDERLNVSVTPDFGVLPVQTAYSSTGWDCYAWAFLALFERVTLVIHNTGMEEDAACGPLIDAVAIKTLFPPSLTKENLLKNRGFEEGPYVVPNTTWGVLIPPNIEDDHSPLPGWMVESLKAVKFIDSDHFSVPQGTRAVELVAGKESALAQVVRTIPGKSYALTFSVGDAGNGCEGSMVVEAFAARSTVKVPYVSSGRGGYKRAVLRFVAIAERTRVVFLSTYYHTKTDGSLCGPVVDDASVLSVRSPTSRRRR